Part of the Trichocoleus desertorum ATA4-8-CV12 genome, TCTGTTAGGAGTCTTGATGTTGCCCCTGATGCTCATCCAAGGACATCCCTTAGTGGTGCCCCGTTTAGTACCCCAGTTTCATCTCAACTCTTCCTAATCCTTGATGAAAAACCTACACGTGTGAGCCTCATACCCCAGGAGCGACGGCCAGCGATCGCTCTAGCTTAATCTGAGTCCTAGTGGAATATTTGAGCGGTTTTCCACTAGGACTTGAAACTAAAGCACGCCTGGAGTGGCAAAGCTATCACAAATGTTAAAGGCACATGATCATGTGCCTAATAGATGAAGGCTGCAATGTTACTAGCAGCCCTCATCTTGTTATGCCGCACCAATCATCGTTGCCACAATTTTCCCAGAACTCATCACGCCTGGGAGACCGGCTCCTGGATGTGTTCCCGCTCCCACACAATAGAGATTCGAGATGTCTTCGCTTTGGTTATGGGGACGAAACCAAGCCGATTGAAAGAGCGTGGGCTCTACGGAAAAGGCACTGCCCTTGTAACTATTCAACTCGTGGCGAAAATAAAGTGGGTTAATCACCCGCTCAGTGATGATGTGCTGTGATAAGTTGGGGAGATAGTGCTGCTCGAGGTACTGAATGATGGTATCTCGGTAAGGTTTGGTCATCTCCTGCCAATCAGTAGGTCCATCGAGGTTAGGAACGGGTGCGAGCGCGTACCAACAATCACAACCTGGTGGTGCCAGCGTCGGGTCGGTGGCCGTCGGACGATGCAGATAGAGCGAGAAGTCGGAAGCTAGATGCTTGCGCTCGAACAAGTCCACCATCCATTCGCGATAGCGTGGCCCCATCAGAATCTCGTGATGCGCCATCTGTTCATAGCGGCGATCGGTCCCGAAGTAGAGGACAAACAACGACATCGAATAGCGCAGGTTTTGCAGGTGGCGATCGCGGTACTTGCGCCGAAACTGAGGAGGCACCAACTCGAGATAGGTTGAGGCCATATCGGCATTCGTGACGATCGCCTTAGCGGACAGCAACTCCCCACTTCTAAGGGCAACACCTGTGGCACGCTGGGTTTTGCTATCGATCAAAATCTCGGCCACTTCGCAGTTGAGCTGTAGCTCGCCACCGAGTTCTTGAAACAGCCGCACCAAAGCTTGGACCAAAGCCCCCGTGCCGCCCATGGCAAACCAAACACCAAAGGCTTGCTCTAGCTTATGAATCATGGCGTAGATGGAGGTGCTTTGAAAGGGATTGCCTCCAATGAGTAGCGGGTGAAAGCTGAACACTTGGCGCAGTCGCTCATCTTGGATGTACTGATTCACAAACCCTGCTACGGATTTGAAGGACTGCAATTGCAGCATATCCGGGGCGACCTTGAGCATATCCGTGAAGTGGCTAAAGGGTTGGGTCATCAGAGGAAGCCCTTTCTCAAACACTTGCGTGGATGCTTGGTAGAAGCGCTGATAGCCTGCGACATCCGTGGGGTTAAACTGGCGAATTTGCTCCAGCAGGAACTCGCGATCGCCGTTGTAGTGGAAGACCGAGCCATCTTCAAAGCGGACATTGTAGAAGGGGTCAAGCGGCACCAAGGTGACGTAATCCTCGATTTTGCGATCGCTCAACTCGAAGAGCTCCTGAATCAAGTAAGGAGCCGTAATGATGGTAGGACCCGCATCAAAGGTGAATCCATCTTGCTCAAACACAGAGGCCCGTCCCCCAGGTTGATCTCGCTTTTCCACGATCGTCACCTGATGCCCCTGCGCCTGGAGCCGGATAGCTGCTGACAATCCGCCAAACCCACTGCCAATCACCACAATCTTCATGCCACTTGCCTCAAGCCCGCCAAACTCATTAAACCAGAAGGAGATTTAGGTCACTCCTGAGCCAGCACAGAATTTGAGGGAGAGTGGGAGTTCGGTTCCCACTTTGCACCGATCCTGAGGGCGATCGCTCTAGCAATTGCTAGTGATACAGGTGCAGTCCCTCCTAGAGTTATTTTGCGGCATTTCTGGGACTCATCCGGGTCTTCATCCACGGTTTTTTGGGTAGGTTGCGATCGGGTTTCTCGAGAATAGGTCTGAATTTTCACTTCGTCTCTCGTTACTGATGGCTCGTTCCTGGCTTGCTGATATTCGATGATCGTGAGTTGCCCCAAGGTAAGACTGCTAGCTCGTCCCATATAAGCGATGCTCTTTTCACAATCAACGATGCGATCAGAACCTGCTTTAGCTAAATTCATACCCGCGATTGACCTAGTAATGCCAATCTGCAATCGCCTGCTGAGTTTCTGCGTCTGCCTTTGGGGCCTCAAGCTGGATCAATGGGACTGCCAAAGTATTATCCTCTCACTCAATTTCTACAAACATTTCCTGTTCGCACTCTTCCTCGGGTGTCATCCCCACGACCGCTATCGTTGCTCCTTCCTTGAGAGGAGAAATGCGTCGCTTGACGGTACAAACTGCGGTGAAGGGGAACTGCATCGTGTCCTGTAAATAGTAGTACCACCCCATTGCCTGCTCTTCGGGTCCATAAGCATCCACCACAATTTCCATCGTGATCCGTTCTTCTCGCTCTGCATCTTGTTCTAGGTTTGCCATGATAGAACCTCTCTGCACTACTAAATGATGTAACCAGCTTAAAGTGAATCGTGACCGCTCTGGTTGGAGAAGAGGAGCAATCCGCAGCGGCTATATCGGTTTCCGGGTTGTCTGTTCTGCTTCTAGAGCTTTGTAACCCTCTCCGTTTTGCTCTCTTGTCCTTTTTAGGGCGCAGCGCTCGAAAATTTTCCCAGTGCTCGTTGGTCAAGTACTATGGTGTCGATGTGGGGCTGTCTAGGCGCATCTTTCGTGGCAACCAACCTCTGGTGATTTTGTCATTGATTCGGAACCTATCTTCTCTTCCGCTTCGGCAACGCCTCTTCCTGTAGCCAAGCCCCAGTGAACAGCTATCAGTCTATTTCCCTAACCGATCAGGCGATCGCCTGCACTTTTTTATTGATTTGGGGTAACTACTCAGGTATAAGTTTTTAAGGATGTTTCAGGGGAGATGCAACCAGAATAGGTAGAATTTAAGCAATGCGATTGAATTTGTGCAAGACCGAATGAGCCAACCCGAGCCTTCAAATCCCATGGGTCGAGAGGAAATTCGGGCGATTTACGCTCAAGGTGAGGATGCGGTCATCGCCTTGGTCGAGGGGTTGCTGGAGCGCATTAGTCAGTTGGAAACCCGCTTAGAGACGTTAGAGAATCAACAAAAGCAGGATAGTCGAAATAGTAGCAAGCCGCCATCCGGTGATGGGTTTGGTAAACGCACGAAAAGCCTTCGTAGGATGGGTGAGCGTTCCAGTGGTGGACAAGTTGGATATCCTGGCAGCACCTTGGAATGGAGCGCTCAGGTGGATGAGGTGATAGTACACCCAGTTTTGCAATGTGAGGCGTGTGGAGCCTCACTGAGCGAGGTTGAGGTTGAGAATTGGTTGCTGCGTCAGGTGCATGATTTGCCGCCATTGCGATGCGTGGTGAGAGAACATCAAGCCGAAGAGAAGCGGTGTCCTTGCTGTAGAAAACTGAATCAAGCAGTGTTTCCAGCCCATGTTAACAGCGTGGTGCAGTACGGTAGCGGCATCAAAAGCTTGATGGTGTACCTGAGGGTGGGACAGTTATTGCCCTCAATACGGGTGTGCGACTTATTGCGAGGTTGAAGGGATTTTTGATAGATCTGATTTCAGAAAAGCAAATTTCTCAAGAGCGGTTATTGAGGGAATCTTTGGAAAAGCGAGACTTTCGGAAGCAAATTTACAATATACAATATTATATTTTGATATTAATCTGCTGGAGCAGGACATAGCTTTAGATAGCATGGATTTCAGGCAAACGATTTACTACAATCGAACAGGAAATTTTGCAAAGCCAGAAGGAGTTGATTTCTCCGGCACAATTCAAGTTAGCTCAAAAAGTGACTTAGACGGTATTGATCTCAGTATGTACAATCCTGAGTATCTTGAATATTTCCTACAGTATCTCAAGTGACAAAGCCTCAATATTGACTATATAAACAATCCGCTTGCACACCGACCGTATTAAGGTTATTCATTGAAAATAGGAAGGTATTTCCGACAGATGAAGCGGGTCGTTCGATCGCTTCGTTTACAGGTGGTGGCAACCGTTTAGAGATCACTCATTGGTGATTGGGAAAGGTTCCCTAAGTATTGGGTTGTGTTAGCAAATATCAAATCAGTGCTAAGTTGTAGTCGATTTGAGAAAAGCGCTGTCACTGATGATTATTTGGTTAAATGGAGCCTTTGGCGTTGGCAAAACCCAGACTGCCTTCGAGCTAAACACCCGTATTCTTGGTAGCTTTGTGTTCGATCCTGAGCAAATTGGCTTTTCGGTTCACAAACTTCTGCCAGCAGTGATGCATAGAGACTTTCAAGACCATCTGGTATGGCGTGAGTTTACTTACAAAAGTTTGCGTTATGTTGTGGAGAACTTTTCAGGAGTCATTATTGTTCCAATGACGGTAGTCAATCCGCTCTATCACGATCAGACAGTCAGTGCCTTGTGTAGAGATGGTCTTCAGGTGC contains:
- a CDS encoding IS66 family transposase zinc-finger binding domain-containing protein, which encodes MSQPEPSNPMGREEIRAIYAQGEDAVIALVEGLLERISQLETRLETLENQQKQDSRNSSKPPSGDGFGKRTKSLRRMGERSSGGQVGYPGSTLEWSAQVDEVIVHPVLQCEACGASLSEVEVENWLLRQVHDLPPLRCVVREHQAEEKRCPCCRKLNQAVFPAHVNSVVQYGSGIKSLMVYLRVGQLLPSIRVCDLLRG
- a CDS encoding phytoene desaturase; amino-acid sequence: MKIVVIGSGFGGLSAAIRLQAQGHQVTIVEKRDQPGGRASVFEQDGFTFDAGPTIITAPYLIQELFELSDRKIEDYVTLVPLDPFYNVRFEDGSVFHYNGDREFLLEQIRQFNPTDVAGYQRFYQASTQVFEKGLPLMTQPFSHFTDMLKVAPDMLQLQSFKSVAGFVNQYIQDERLRQVFSFHPLLIGGNPFQSTSIYAMIHKLEQAFGVWFAMGGTGALVQALVRLFQELGGELQLNCEVAEILIDSKTQRATGVALRSGELLSAKAIVTNADMASTYLELVPPQFRRKYRDRHLQNLRYSMSLFVLYFGTDRRYEQMAHHEILMGPRYREWMVDLFERKHLASDFSLYLHRPTATDPTLAPPGCDCWYALAPVPNLDGPTDWQEMTKPYRDTIIQYLEQHYLPNLSQHIITERVINPLYFRHELNSYKGSAFSVEPTLFQSAWFRPHNQSEDISNLYCVGAGTHPGAGLPGVMSSGKIVATMIGAA